A genomic stretch from Silurus meridionalis isolate SWU-2019-XX chromosome 1, ASM1480568v1, whole genome shotgun sequence includes:
- the lrrc40 gene encoding leucine-rich repeat-containing protein 40 — translation MSRFKRGAVADPRAGFRQNTPECPVPSGLLKGARKSGQLNLSGRALSEVPQSVWRINVDPPEEARQNLSFSATERWWEQTDLTKLLLSSNKLQTISEDIRLLPALVVLDIHDNQLTSLPASIGELEQLQKLILSHNKLTELPTELWRLTNLRCLHLQQNLLELLPADLGQLCHLEDLDVSNNKLMAIPDSLADLSNLVKLNLSFNNLKSLPPAISEMKNLRMLDCSRNRLESVPPVLAQMASLEQLYLRHNKLRFLPELPSCKTLKELHCGNNQIEVLAADHLKHLNSLSVLELRDNKVKSLPEEITILQGLERLDLTNNDLNSVPCGLGTLPKLKSLSLEGNPLRTIRRDLLNKGTSELLKYLRSRIQEQPDGKAKEETSTAMTLPSQAKINVHAIKTLKTLDYSEKQEASIPDEVFDAVNNSPVVNVNFSKNQLTAVPPRMVELRDSLADISLGFNKLSTIPLEFSQLQQLVHIDLRNNLLTSLPVELEALTKLQGIILSFNRFKHFPDVLYRILTLETILISNNQIGAIDPVRLKLLNRLSTLDLQNNDIMQVPPELGNCTSLRALMLDGNPFRNPRAAIVAKGTDAILEYLRSRIPT, via the exons atgtctCGGTTTAAGAGAGGAGCTGTAGCAGATCCTCGGGCTGGGTTCCGACAGAACACACCGGAATGTCCGGTACCGTCAGGACTGCTGAAGGGCGCCAGAAAGAGCGGACAACTCAATCTGTCCGGGCGCGCGCTCAGCGAAG TTCCCCAGAGTGTGTGGAGGATAAATGTGGACCCTCCAGAAGAAGCTCGACAGAATCTATCATTCAGTGCAACAGAGCGATGGTGGGAGCAGACTGATCTCACCAAACTTCTGCTGTCCTCTAACAAACTCCAGACAATTTCTGAAGACATCAGACTCCTGCCTGCACTAGTGGTTTTAGAT ATTCATGACAATCAGCTCACCTCACTGCCAGCATCTATCGGGGAGCTGGAGCAGTTACAGAAACTCATCCTGAG TCATAATAAGTTGACAGAGCTGCCCACGGAGCTGTGGAGGCTGACAAACCTGCGATGTCTCCACCTGCAGCAGAATCTGCTTGAACTGCTGCCTGCAGACTTGGGCCAGTTGTGCCACTTGGAGGATCTT GATGTGTCTAACAACAAATTAATGGCTATACCGGACAGCCTGGCAGACCTGAGCAACCTCGTAAAACTAAATCTGTCCTTCAACAATCTGAAGAGCCTGCCACCTGCGATCAGCGAAATGAAGA ACTTGAGAATGCTGGACTGTTCTCGGAATCGGTTGGAGAGCGTGCCGCCTGTCTTGGCACAGATGGCGTCTCTCGAGCAGCTGTACTTGAGGCACAACAAACTGCGTTTCCTGCCAGAGCTGCCCTCCTGCAAAACACTCAAG GAGCTCCACTGCGGGAACAATCAGATTGAGGTACTGGCGGCAGATCATCTAAAACACCTGAACTCTCTGAGTGTTTTGGAGCTGAGAGATAACAAGGTGAAGAGTCTTCCCGAGGAAATAACTATCCTGCAAGGCCTGGAGCGCTTGGATCTTACAAACAATGACCTTAACAG TGTGCCCTGTGGTCTTGGAACGTTGCCTAAGTTAAAGTCTTTGTCTCTGGAGGGAAATCCACTGAGGACAATCCGCAGAGATCTTCTAAAT AAAGGCACCAGTGAACTCCTGAAATATCTGAGAAGTCGAATACAAG AGCAGCCTGATGGGAAAGCCAAAGAGGAGACGAGCACAGCGATGACTCTTCCTAGCCAGGCCAAGATTAACGTGCATGCCATCAAAACACTGAAGACATTAGACTACAG TGAAAAACAAGAGGCATCTATACCTGATGAGGTGTTTGATGCAGTCAATAACAGTCCAGTTGTCAACGTGAACTTTAGCAAAAACCAGCTGACTGCTGTTCCACCCAG AATGGTTGAGCTGAGAGACTCTCTAGCAGATATCAGTCTCGGATTTAATAAGCTTTCCACGATTCCTCTTGAATTTTCCCAACTACAGCAACTTGTACACATAGACCTCAG GAATAATCTGTTGACATCCCTGCCAGTGGAGCTGGAAGCTCTCACCAAGCTGCAGGGCATCATACTATCATTTAATAG ATTTAAGCATTTCCCTGATGTGTTGTACCGCATCCTAACCCTGGAGACCATTTTAATAAGCAACAATCAAATTGGAGCCATCGACCCCGTGCGGCTTAAGCTGCTAAACAGATTGTCCACTCTGGATCTGCAGAACAATGACATCATGCAAGTGCCACCAGAACTGGGTAACTGCACCAGCCTGAG GGCGCTGATGCTCGATGGAAATCCTTTCCGGAACCCTAGAGCTGCGATCGTAGCTAAAGGAACTGACGCGATTCTCGAGTATCTTCGGAGTCGCATTCCTACATGA